The Peribacillus sp. FSL P2-0133 genome has a segment encoding these proteins:
- a CDS encoding thiazole synthase, with protein sequence MLKIGSYEFSSRLLLGTGKYPNFDVQKQSVEVSETEILTFAVRRMNIFEASQPNFLEKLDLKKYTLLPNTAGAKTAKEAVRIAHLAKASGLCDMIKVEVIGCQKTLLPDPIETLKAAEELVKLGFTVLPYTSDDVLLAKRLEEVGCHAIMPGASPIGSGQGIINPLNLRFIMEQSEVPVIVDAGIGTPSDAAIAMELGADGVLLNTAVSGAKDPVKMAKAMKLAIEAGRLGYEAGRIAKNDYAIASSPVEGLSIG encoded by the coding sequence ATGTTAAAGATAGGTTCTTATGAATTTTCTTCAAGATTATTATTAGGTACAGGAAAGTATCCAAACTTCGATGTTCAAAAGCAATCAGTGGAGGTTTCGGAGACGGAAATATTAACATTTGCGGTCCGGAGAATGAATATTTTTGAAGCCAGTCAGCCCAATTTTTTAGAAAAGCTTGATTTGAAAAAATACACACTCCTTCCCAATACAGCAGGAGCTAAAACTGCCAAAGAAGCAGTGCGCATAGCCCATCTTGCAAAGGCATCTGGCTTATGTGACATGATTAAGGTAGAAGTCATTGGCTGTCAAAAAACACTGCTGCCTGATCCGATTGAAACCTTAAAAGCTGCTGAAGAATTAGTGAAACTGGGATTCACCGTATTACCCTATACTTCGGATGACGTGTTGCTCGCTAAGCGCCTGGAAGAAGTGGGGTGCCATGCAATCATGCCTGGCGCTTCACCAATTGGCTCTGGTCAAGGCATTATAAACCCACTGAACTTACGATTCATCATGGAACAATCTGAGGTTCCTGTAATTGTCGATGCAGGGATTGGGACGCCCTCCGATGCGGCAATCGCCATGGAATTAGGGGCGGATGGCGTATTGCTTAACACTGCTGTTTCCGGCGCAAAAGACCCCGTCAAAATGGCGAAAGCAATGAAACTGGCCATTGAGGCAGGTCGATTAGGGTATGAAGCAGGAAGAATCGCAAAAAATGATTACGCGATAGCAAGCAGCCCAGTTGAAGGATTGAGCATTGGATGA
- a CDS encoding thiazole biosynthesis adenylyltransferase ThiF: MNERYSRQELFGPIGEEGQLKIRKKHVLVIGAGALGTGSAEGLVRAGIGKLTIVDRDYVEWSNLQRQQLYCEDDAKKRIPKAVAAKNRLNALNSDVIVKSHVADVSVDELAKLVEGVDLILDATDNFDTRMLINDTAQKYNIPWIYGACVGSYGISYTVIPEVTPCLNCLLETVPMGGLTCDTAGIISPAVQTVVAQQMAEALKILVEDYESLRNKIVSFDLWKNEHSSINVAQLKKDSCLSCGSNRTYPHLSYSNRTKTAVLCGRDSVQIRPAMNLERDLAEIEKNLLAQGGKIVRNPYLLSFTIGAHRLVVFKDGRALIHGTKDIAEAKTLYHRYIG, translated from the coding sequence ATGAATGAACGTTATTCACGTCAAGAACTTTTTGGCCCTATAGGGGAAGAAGGGCAATTGAAAATTCGCAAAAAACACGTTTTGGTGATTGGAGCGGGTGCTCTCGGTACGGGAAGTGCAGAAGGTCTTGTACGAGCAGGAATTGGGAAACTCACCATTGTGGACAGAGATTATGTAGAGTGGAGCAACCTTCAAAGACAACAGCTTTATTGTGAAGATGATGCAAAAAAAAGAATACCGAAAGCCGTGGCGGCTAAGAATCGTTTGAATGCACTGAATTCGGACGTTATCGTAAAATCGCATGTGGCGGATGTTTCGGTTGATGAACTGGCGAAGCTTGTTGAAGGCGTGGATTTAATATTGGATGCCACTGATAATTTCGATACGAGGATGCTTATTAATGATACTGCGCAAAAATATAACATACCCTGGATTTACGGGGCCTGTGTTGGGAGTTATGGGATAAGTTACACGGTGATCCCAGAGGTGACCCCATGTTTGAATTGTTTGCTGGAAACGGTTCCAATGGGAGGATTGACATGTGATACGGCGGGAATCATCAGCCCTGCTGTTCAAACAGTCGTTGCCCAACAAATGGCGGAAGCATTAAAAATCCTTGTAGAAGATTATGAGTCACTAAGAAACAAAATTGTTTCATTTGATCTTTGGAAAAATGAACATTCATCCATAAATGTAGCACAATTAAAAAAAGATTCTTGTTTGTCATGCGGGTCAAATCGAACGTACCCCCATCTCTCCTATTCAAATCGAACGAAAACAGCCGTTTTATGCGGAAGGGATTCTGTCCAGATTCGGCCGGCGATGAATCTTGAAAGAGACTTAGCGGAAATCGAAAAAAATCTTCTCGCACAAGGTGGTAAGATCGTAAGGAATCCTTATTTACTTTCATTTACGATCGGAGCCCATCGGTTGGTCGTTTTTAAAGATGGGCGGGCATTGATTCATGGAACAAAAGATATTGCCGAAGCAAAAACGTTATATCATCGTTATATTGGCTGA
- a CDS encoding small acid-soluble spore protein P, translating into MNKNDGKDIRKNAPKGNNPGQPAPLSGSHKVKNRQHTRQKHNSSHDM; encoded by the coding sequence ATGAACAAAAACGATGGTAAAGATATTCGAAAAAATGCTCCTAAAGGAAATAACCCAGGTCAACCTGCACCGTTAAGCGGTTCTCATAAGGTGAAAAACAGACAGCACACCCGTCAGAAGCATAATAGCAGTCATGATATGTAA
- the sspO gene encoding small acid-soluble spore protein O: protein MTKQKANHVIPGMNAAKAQGNGAGYNDELGNEPPLSEMQRQNNKKRKKNQ, encoded by the coding sequence ATGACAAAACAAAAGGCAAATCATGTTATACCAGGTATGAATGCTGCAAAAGCGCAAGGTAATGGAGCTGGTTACAATGATGAACTGGGAAATGAACCGCCATTATCTGAAATGCAAAGGCAAAATAATAAAAAAAGAAAGAAAAACCAATGA
- the acnA gene encoding aconitate hydratase AcnA has protein sequence MTKNDVYQARKSFEIEGKRYNYYSLDAIEKAGDGQVSRLPYSIKVLLEAVLRQVDGRVITKEHVANLAKWGTSEQQDIDVPFKPSRVILQDFTGVPVVVDLASLRNAFAALGGDPDKINPEIPVDLVIDHSVQVDKAGTMDSLDANMDLEFERNAERYQFLSWAQKSFNNYRAVPPATGIVHQVNLEYLANVVHAVETPNGDFEVFPDSVFGTDSHTTMINGIGVLGWGVGGIEAEAGMLGQPSYFPVPKVVGVKLTGQLPKGTTATDLALKVTQVLRAHGVVGKFVEFYGPGVGYLPLADRATIANMAPEYGATVGFFPVDAEAIDYMRLTGRDENQIKVVESYCKENGLFYSPENEDPAYNDVVEIDLSAIEPNLSGPKRPQDLIPLSQMKQSFHDAINAPMGNQGFGMDNSELDKEVTVKFADGKETVMKTGAIAIAAITSCTNTSNPYVMLGAGLIAKKAVEKGLTVPDYVKTSLAPGSKVVTGYLRDAGLQPYLDQLGFNVVGYGCTTCIGNSGPLADEIEAAVAEADLLVTSVLSGNRNFEGRIHPLVKANYLASPTLVVAYALAGTVDFDLNNDSLGKDKDGNDVYLADIWPSQEEVNAAVKATVTPELFRKEYETVFNDNKRWNEIQTSNEAIYAFDSKSTYIQNPPFFEGLSPEPGSVNPLSGLRVVGKFGDSVTTDHISPAGAIGKDTPAGIYLRENGVKPRDFNSYGSRRGNHEAMMRGTFANIRIRNQVAPGTEGGYTTYWPTGDVMAIYDACMKYKADGTGLAVIAGKDYGMGSSRDWAAKGTNLLGIKTVIAESFERIHRSNLALMGVLPLQFKEGENAETLGLTGKEAIAVKIDETVKPRDIVTVTATDEAGNVKEFDVLVRFDSEIEIDYYRHGGILQMVLRNKLKG, from the coding sequence ATGACGAAAAATGACGTATACCAAGCGCGTAAGTCCTTTGAAATTGAAGGGAAACGCTACAACTACTACAGCCTAGACGCTATTGAAAAAGCAGGGGACGGCCAAGTATCACGCCTTCCATATTCCATTAAAGTATTACTTGAAGCGGTACTTCGCCAAGTAGACGGAAGAGTTATCACAAAAGAACACGTTGCGAACCTTGCTAAATGGGGAACAAGCGAGCAACAAGATATAGATGTTCCGTTCAAGCCATCTCGTGTAATCCTACAAGATTTCACTGGTGTTCCAGTTGTTGTTGATTTAGCTTCTTTACGTAATGCTTTCGCAGCACTTGGTGGAGATCCTGACAAAATCAACCCTGAAATCCCGGTTGACCTTGTAATTGACCACTCTGTACAAGTTGATAAAGCAGGTACAATGGATTCCCTTGATGCCAATATGGATCTTGAATTCGAACGTAATGCAGAGCGTTACCAGTTCCTAAGCTGGGCTCAAAAATCATTCAACAACTATCGTGCAGTTCCACCAGCAACTGGTATCGTTCACCAAGTTAACCTAGAGTACCTTGCGAACGTGGTTCATGCTGTTGAAACTCCAAACGGCGACTTCGAAGTATTCCCTGACTCTGTTTTCGGTACAGATTCACATACTACAATGATCAACGGTATTGGTGTTCTTGGTTGGGGTGTCGGCGGTATCGAAGCAGAAGCAGGCATGCTTGGACAGCCTTCTTACTTCCCAGTTCCAAAAGTGGTTGGTGTTAAACTGACTGGCCAACTTCCTAAAGGTACAACAGCTACTGACCTTGCATTGAAAGTAACACAAGTTCTTCGTGCACACGGCGTAGTTGGTAAATTTGTTGAGTTCTACGGCCCAGGAGTAGGATACCTTCCACTTGCTGACCGTGCAACAATCGCTAACATGGCTCCTGAATACGGTGCTACAGTTGGTTTCTTCCCTGTTGATGCAGAAGCGATCGATTACATGCGCTTAACAGGCCGTGATGAAAATCAAATTAAAGTGGTTGAATCATACTGTAAAGAAAATGGATTGTTCTACTCTCCTGAAAACGAAGATCCAGCATACAATGATGTTGTAGAAATCGACCTTTCAGCAATTGAACCAAACCTTTCAGGCCCTAAACGCCCGCAAGATTTGATTCCACTTTCTCAAATGAAACAATCTTTCCATGATGCTATCAATGCACCTATGGGCAACCAAGGATTCGGCATGGACAATTCTGAATTGGATAAAGAAGTAACTGTTAAATTTGCCGATGGTAAAGAAACGGTAATGAAAACAGGTGCGATCGCAATTGCTGCAATCACAAGCTGTACAAATACTTCTAACCCATACGTAATGCTTGGGGCAGGTCTTATTGCTAAAAAAGCAGTTGAAAAAGGCTTAACTGTTCCAGATTATGTTAAAACATCATTGGCACCAGGTTCTAAAGTTGTTACTGGTTACCTTCGTGATGCTGGTCTTCAACCATACCTTGACCAATTAGGATTCAACGTAGTTGGTTATGGCTGTACTACATGTATCGGTAACTCAGGTCCATTAGCGGACGAAATCGAAGCAGCTGTTGCTGAAGCAGATCTTCTAGTAACATCAGTACTTTCAGGTAACCGTAACTTTGAAGGACGTATTCACCCACTTGTGAAAGCAAACTATCTTGCTTCTCCTACTTTGGTTGTTGCTTACGCACTTGCTGGAACTGTGGACTTTGATCTAAACAACGATTCACTTGGTAAAGACAAAGATGGTAACGATGTATACCTTGCTGACATCTGGCCATCACAAGAAGAAGTTAACGCTGCTGTTAAAGCAACAGTTACACCTGAGTTATTCCGTAAAGAATACGAAACGGTATTCAACGATAACAAACGTTGGAACGAAATCCAAACTAGCAACGAAGCGATTTATGCTTTCGATTCTAAATCAACTTACATTCAAAATCCTCCATTCTTTGAAGGATTATCACCAGAACCTGGTTCAGTTAACCCACTTTCCGGTTTGCGTGTAGTTGGTAAATTCGGTGACTCAGTTACAACTGACCACATTTCTCCTGCAGGTGCAATCGGTAAAGATACACCAGCTGGTATCTACCTTCGTGAAAACGGTGTGAAACCGCGTGACTTTAACTCTTACGGTTCTCGTCGTGGTAACCATGAAGCGATGATGCGCGGAACGTTCGCAAACATCCGTATCCGTAACCAAGTTGCTCCAGGTACAGAAGGTGGATACACAACTTACTGGCCAACAGGCGATGTAATGGCTATCTATGATGCTTGTATGAAATATAAAGCTGATGGAACAGGTCTTGCAGTCATCGCTGGTAAAGACTATGGTATGGGAAGCTCTCGTGACTGGGCTGCGAAAGGTACTAACCTTCTTGGCATCAAAACAGTCATCGCTGAAAGCTTTGAACGTATTCACCGTTCTAACCTTGCATTAATGGGTGTTCTTCCACTTCAATTCAAAGAAGGCGAAAACGCTGAAACGCTTGGATTGACTGGTAAAGAAGCGATCGCAGTTAAAATCGACGAAACAGTTAAACCTCGTGATATCGTAACAGTTACAGCTACTGATGAAGCTGGAAACGTAAAAGAATTTGATGTGCTTGTTCGTTTCGATTCCGAAATCGAAATCGACTACTACCGTCACGGTGGTATCCTTCAAATGGTATTACGTAATAAATTAAAAGGCTAA
- a CDS encoding TlpA disulfide reductase family protein, protein MLKKIIASVALLSLITVAIVQAMDNEPKGNDEKDALGGLEIGAKAPDFSLKTLDGKQVELSDYKGKKVMLNFWATWCPPCKKEMPDMEKYAQQAGDDVVVLAVNIDPENDVQAFVEDNGITFTIPLDSQSAKNPVNERYKILSIPTTYFIDKEGIIRNKVISAMQLKDMERNINSMQ, encoded by the coding sequence ATGCTTAAAAAAATTATTGCTTCGGTGGCCTTACTGTCACTTATTACGGTAGCGATCGTGCAGGCGATGGATAATGAACCAAAGGGAAATGACGAAAAAGATGCTTTGGGCGGATTGGAAATTGGAGCTAAAGCACCGGATTTCTCCCTGAAAACTTTGGATGGGAAACAAGTTGAATTATCTGATTATAAGGGTAAAAAGGTAATGCTGAATTTTTGGGCTACGTGGTGTCCGCCTTGCAAGAAGGAAATGCCGGATATGGAGAAATATGCACAGCAAGCTGGTGATGATGTCGTCGTTCTAGCCGTCAATATTGACCCCGAAAACGATGTACAAGCATTTGTAGAGGATAATGGAATTACTTTTACAATTCCGCTGGACAGTCAAAGTGCCAAGAATCCAGTGAATGAGCGTTACAAGATTCTTAGCATACCAACAACTTACTTCATCGACAAAGAAGGCATTATCAGGAATAAGGTAATTTCAGCCATGCAACTTAAAGATATGGAACGAAATATAAATAGTATGCAGTAG
- a CDS encoding FbpB family small basic protein translates to MKKRKRTFEELIKENKRELLMDVKQMERLEERLEKKHMQKAE, encoded by the coding sequence ATGAAAAAAAGAAAAAGGACATTTGAAGAATTAATTAAAGAAAACAAAAGGGAATTATTGATGGACGTTAAACAAATGGAAAGACTTGAGGAACGTCTTGAAAAAAAACATATGCAAAAGGCTGAATAA
- a CDS encoding acid-soluble spore protein N, whose translation MGNPKKDSKHFRPSHLGTQPIAAGGNNGKKMQDKSGKHPQVIQTKGE comes from the coding sequence ATGGGTAATCCAAAAAAAGATTCCAAACACTTTAGACCAAGCCATCTAGGGACACAACCAATAGCAGCGGGTGGGAATAACGGTAAGAAAATGCAGGACAAATCCGGTAAACATCCTCAGGTCATTCAAACTAAAGGCGAGTAA
- the tlp gene encoding small acid-soluble spore protein Tlp yields the protein MGSYKHNQDNRLDNVEKIQDAIQNTEENINAANETLSFSSGEEKQAIQAKNDRRRKSIEGMKEEMQDEQEARESGYSNDNM from the coding sequence ATGGGCTCTTATAAACACAATCAGGATAACCGTTTGGATAATGTTGAAAAAATACAGGATGCAATTCAAAATACAGAAGAAAACATAAACGCTGCAAATGAAACGTTATCATTCTCTTCAGGAGAGGAAAAACAGGCAATTCAGGCTAAAAATGACCGAAGAAGAAAAAGCATTGAAGGAATGAAGGAAGAAATGCAAGATGAGCAAGAAGCACGGGAAAGCGGTTATAGTAACGATAATATGTAA
- a CDS encoding thioesterase family protein, which produces MFIAENEIEVRYAETDQMGVVYHANYLIWMELGRTKLINDLGFYYADMEADGILSPVMDIQASYKTPVRYGDMVKVKTWIEKYDGLRVIYGYEIVNGKNEVAATGHSSHVCVKKESFRPISIKRMYPEWHEAYEKNKKKDELV; this is translated from the coding sequence ATGTTCATAGCTGAAAACGAAATTGAAGTGCGGTATGCAGAGACAGATCAAATGGGTGTTGTTTACCATGCGAATTATTTAATATGGATGGAACTAGGCAGGACAAAATTGATAAATGATTTAGGATTTTATTATGCTGATATGGAAGCGGATGGCATCCTCTCACCTGTTATGGATATTCAGGCTTCGTATAAAACCCCTGTAAGATATGGTGATATGGTAAAAGTTAAAACTTGGATTGAAAAGTATGACGGCTTACGGGTCATTTATGGGTATGAAATCGTTAATGGGAAAAATGAAGTCGCGGCTACAGGTCATTCTTCTCACGTTTGCGTTAAAAAGGAGAGCTTCCGCCCGATATCCATTAAACGCATGTATCCTGAATGGCATGAGGCCTATGAGAAAAATAAAAAGAAGGATGAATTGGTTTAA
- a CDS encoding HesB/YadR/YfhF family protein — protein MKLTISDQAAKWYIDELGLQEGSHLRFYVRYGGHSTVQSGFSLGIMQEEPETAAAVTTMNEINFYVEEKDLWYFDDHDLLITFNEKLTEPEFHYEKSA, from the coding sequence ATGAAACTGACCATTTCCGATCAAGCAGCCAAGTGGTATATTGATGAGCTGGGGCTTCAAGAAGGCTCTCATTTGCGCTTTTATGTAAGATATGGCGGGCATAGTACCGTCCAAAGCGGCTTTTCATTAGGTATCATGCAAGAAGAACCTGAAACAGCAGCAGCAGTAACAACTATGAATGAGATTAATTTTTATGTAGAAGAAAAGGATTTATGGTACTTTGATGATCACGATTTACTTATTACTTTTAATGAAAAACTGACTGAACCAGAATTCCACTATGAAAAGAGTGCCTGA
- a CDS encoding NUDIX domain-containing protein encodes MDIIYNICFITRKRSNEVEVLMLFRQKNPNRHKWNGIGGKIEQGETIDESMEREILEETGLKVRGMAFRGIVTWNQTGGMYVYRAEDAGGGLSACDEGELAWKPYKWVLESNEVVSNIKYYLKDILQDEPPLEFACTYEIEHLISVKKKPLPDLAKELIFTN; translated from the coding sequence ATGGATATTATATATAATATTTGTTTCATAACTCGAAAAAGATCCAACGAAGTTGAAGTGTTGATGCTATTTCGCCAAAAGAATCCGAATAGGCATAAATGGAATGGTATAGGCGGGAAAATAGAACAAGGTGAAACCATCGATGAATCGATGGAACGGGAAATTCTTGAAGAAACTGGATTGAAGGTAAGGGGGATGGCCTTTCGAGGGATCGTGACATGGAATCAAACGGGCGGAATGTATGTTTACAGAGCTGAAGATGCAGGGGGCGGACTATCTGCCTGTGATGAAGGGGAACTTGCCTGGAAGCCATATAAATGGGTTTTGGAGTCAAATGAAGTTGTGTCCAACATAAAGTATTATCTAAAAGATATATTACAGGATGAACCACCACTAGAATTTGCCTGTACCTATGAAATTGAACACTTAATATCAGTCAAAAAGAAGCCATTGCCTGATTTGGCAAAAGAATTGATCTTCACCAATTGA
- a CDS encoding helix-turn-helix transcriptional regulator — protein MVLLSFLAQKDMYGYEMIVIYIIKEGMLYPALKRLEEKEYLNSYRQDSLEGLKRKYLCDEIGYCSVSRYTP, from the coding sequence ATGGTGCTGCTTTCATTTTTGGCTCAAAAGGATATGTATGGGTATGAGATGATCGTTATTTACATTATAAAAGAAGGCATGCTGTATCCAGCTTTAAAAAGGCTGGAAGAGAAAGAGTATTTAAATAGTTACCGGCAGGATTCCTTAGAAGGACTAAAAAGGAAATATTTATGCGACGAAATTGGGTATTGCTCAGTTTCAAGATATACTCCGTAA
- a CDS encoding YycC family protein: MKPLQISPETALKLSKSLNLPLEQIMHMPTPVLLRKLAEAEAKENTK, encoded by the coding sequence ATGAAGCCATTGCAAATATCACCGGAAACCGCATTAAAGTTATCCAAGTCACTAAACTTGCCTTTAGAACAAATCATGCATATGCCTACACCCGTCTTGCTGAGAAAGCTTGCCGAGGCAGAAGCAAAAGAAAATACAAAATAG
- a CDS encoding globin-coupled sensor protein: MGIFIKAKPEKAFWFQKVKETDGILDVTSEQVKLQVNIIDLTEFDLKLIHAFREAIEPQVEGVVDAFYQTILQVPELKGIITVHSTVGKLRKTLITHMLSLFNGVIDDDFVELRTKVAKTHYRIGLQPRWYSSGFQNVQNYLQRIVFEQSQNEEEQRALISAIGKILNLEQQLVLEAYEVENLKARENQYKEIKEEVRSKISLVSQEVLYLSEETDASVKQLIENGQYVKMQIATRAEQSLRSKTMAEEGQNRMQILTEKIQNLVIFMKNVDEKIVLLNQSFLSITEFVKLVQGIADQTNLLSLNSAIEAARAGEHGNGFAVVSNEVRKLAEQTKKSIAEIDAIVQTSNEYMKDVVDSVLRVKEVVQAGEKESELTENSFNEIIGVIKGNITDSAEMEMKIQGLVSIIQEIGNDTEKVSRHAGILNNTANEL; encoded by the coding sequence ATGGGGATTTTCATAAAAGCGAAGCCGGAAAAAGCATTCTGGTTTCAAAAAGTAAAAGAAACGGATGGCATATTGGATGTTACCAGTGAACAGGTGAAACTGCAGGTGAATATCATTGATTTAACTGAATTCGATTTAAAGCTGATCCATGCTTTTAGAGAGGCAATTGAACCTCAGGTCGAGGGAGTTGTTGATGCCTTTTATCAAACGATTCTACAGGTTCCTGAATTAAAAGGAATTATCACGGTGCACAGCACAGTGGGAAAATTGAGGAAAACGTTAATTACTCATATGTTATCTTTATTCAATGGTGTGATTGACGATGATTTTGTTGAATTGCGGACGAAGGTGGCGAAGACTCATTATCGAATTGGCTTACAGCCCCGGTGGTATTCATCCGGTTTTCAAAATGTACAGAATTACTTGCAAAGAATTGTCTTTGAACAATCCCAGAATGAAGAAGAGCAGCGTGCATTAATATCAGCGATAGGAAAAATACTCAATCTCGAACAGCAATTAGTTCTTGAGGCATATGAAGTGGAAAATTTAAAAGCTAGGGAAAATCAATATAAGGAAATAAAAGAGGAAGTGAGAAGTAAAATCTCGTTAGTTAGTCAAGAAGTCCTGTATTTAAGTGAAGAAACGGATGCTTCCGTTAAGCAATTGATAGAAAACGGGCAATATGTCAAAATGCAGATCGCAACGCGTGCTGAACAATCACTTCGTTCAAAAACAATGGCTGAAGAGGGGCAGAATCGTATGCAGATCTTAACGGAAAAGATACAAAACCTTGTTATCTTCATGAAAAATGTTGATGAAAAGATCGTTTTATTAAACCAATCTTTCTTAAGCATTACCGAGTTTGTTAAGCTTGTACAGGGAATAGCCGACCAGACAAATTTACTATCATTGAACTCAGCAATCGAGGCAGCACGGGCAGGTGAACATGGTAATGGATTTGCAGTTGTTTCAAATGAGGTCAGGAAACTTGCTGAACAGACTAAAAAATCGATAGCTGAAATAGATGCAATCGTGCAAACATCAAATGAATATATGAAAGATGTTGTTGATTCTGTCCTAAGGGTCAAGGAAGTGGTTCAAGCAGGAGAAAAAGAATCGGAATTAACAGAAAATTCTTTTAATGAAATAATCGGTGTTATCAAAGGGAATATAACCGATTCTGCAGAAATGGAAATGAAAATTCAGGGATTAGTGTCAATCATCCAGGAAATCGGAAACGATACTGAAAAGGTTTCGAGGCATGCCGGTATCCTGAATAACACGGCTAATGAATTGTAG
- the plsY gene encoding glycerol-3-phosphate 1-O-acyltransferase PlsY, whose amino-acid sequence MLTFITLLAAYLIGSIPSGLIIGKTFYKIDIREHGSKNLGGTNTFRTLGVKAGLTVTIMDILKGTLATFLPYMLGVDMHLLLAGVIAVIGHMFPIFANFRGGKAVATSAGVILAYEPWFFVFAVIIFFISLYISKYVSLSSMIACLLALIYSLVFHIDDLALIIVISIITIFIFYRHRANIKRIIDKTEPKVKWL is encoded by the coding sequence ATGCTTACATTTATCACTTTACTGGCTGCCTACCTGATCGGTTCGATTCCTTCCGGTTTAATAATTGGTAAAACATTTTACAAAATCGACATCCGGGAGCATGGCAGTAAAAATCTGGGCGGGACAAATACCTTCAGGACACTTGGTGTCAAGGCAGGGCTAACCGTTACTATCATGGATATACTTAAGGGTACCCTAGCAACTTTTCTGCCGTATATGCTAGGCGTGGACATGCATTTATTGCTAGCAGGAGTTATAGCGGTAATCGGTCATATGTTTCCCATTTTTGCAAACTTTCGGGGCGGAAAAGCGGTGGCAACTTCTGCTGGTGTCATTCTTGCTTATGAACCATGGTTTTTTGTCTTTGCCGTCATCATTTTCTTTATATCCTTATACATATCCAAATATGTCTCGCTTTCATCCATGATTGCTTGTCTACTTGCTCTCATCTACAGTTTAGTTTTTCATATTGATGATTTGGCGCTCATTATTGTAATTAGTATAATAACGATCTTCATTTTTTACCGGCATCGCGCAAACATCAAGCGGATTATTGATAAAACTGAACCGAAGGTAAAGTGGTTATAA
- a CDS encoding CoA-binding protein, with the protein MIENPSREEMGKMLKKSKRIAVVGLSNNPERTSYMVSKAMQESGYEIIPVNPAISEVLGVKAVKALKDIEGHVDIVNVFRRSEFLPEIAKEFAEIDADIFWAQLGVENEEAYNFLKEKGYTVIMNRCIKVEHALTK; encoded by the coding sequence ATGATAGAAAATCCAAGCAGGGAAGAAATGGGAAAGATGTTGAAAAAATCAAAGCGCATTGCTGTCGTTGGTTTATCTAATAACCCTGAGCGTACTTCTTATATGGTATCGAAGGCCATGCAGGAAAGCGGATATGAAATCATTCCGGTAAACCCTGCTATATCTGAAGTGCTAGGTGTCAAGGCAGTTAAAGCCCTGAAAGATATTGAAGGGCACGTCGATATCGTCAATGTTTTCCGCCGTTCAGAGTTCCTTCCGGAGATAGCCAAGGAATTTGCAGAAATCGATGCAGATATCTTTTGGGCGCAGCTAGGGGTAGAAAATGAAGAAGCCTATAATTTTTTGAAAGAAAAAGGATATACTGTCATCATGAATCGATGCATAAAAGTCGAACACGCCCTTACCAAGTAA